One Rhizobiales bacterium GAS188 DNA window includes the following coding sequences:
- a CDS encoding Carbon monoxide dehydrogenase subunit G, producing MASNREEILTTASPDQVWDAIRDIGALHTRLVPGFVVDTRLEPGARVVTFGNGVVVKEPIVTIDEAARRLVWSAEGARTTHYNASAQVFPEGEGRAKVIWIADFLPDAVATDIRAAMQLGAKVMKQTLDRLADQN from the coding sequence ATGGCTTCCAATCGCGAAGAGATCCTCACGACGGCGAGCCCGGATCAGGTCTGGGACGCGATCCGCGATATCGGTGCCTTGCACACAAGGCTGGTGCCCGGCTTTGTCGTCGACACCCGTCTCGAGCCAGGAGCACGCGTCGTGACTTTCGGCAACGGTGTCGTGGTGAAAGAGCCGATCGTGACGATCGATGAAGCGGCGCGGCGCCTGGTCTGGTCCGCCGAAGGCGCGCGGACCACGCATTACAACGCCTCGGCTCAGGTGTTTCCGGAGGGCGAGGGGAGAGCCAAGGTGATCTGGATCGCCGATTTCCTACCCGACGCCGTGGCGACCGACATCCGTGCAGCGATGCAGCTCGGCGCCAAGGTGATGAAGCAAACCCTGGATCGACTGGCGGATCAGAATTGA
- a CDS encoding Uncharacterized membrane protein YdjX, TVP38/TMEM64 family, SNARE-associated domain has protein sequence MTDRARTMLIGVGAVLLMIGLGSGWLLLPLRDWAEGFTMWVHGLGALGPVLFVFAYVAAVIALVPASVMTLAGGLAFGAFAFPLVLVAATTGSVAAFLVSRYLLNAKVKRMVADLPRAKAVYDAMGKGGWKLVFLLRLSPFMPFSMLNYVLGVTEIGMSTYAVATCVGILPGLTFYVYLGALGRAAIAGAEGGTIRWILLGLGIVAGAAAIVQVTRSASAELRRSGLPSA, from the coding sequence ATGACGGACCGCGCCCGCACCATGTTGATCGGGGTTGGCGCCGTCTTGTTGATGATCGGGCTCGGCTCCGGCTGGTTGCTGTTGCCGCTGCGGGATTGGGCCGAAGGCTTCACGATGTGGGTCCACGGCCTCGGCGCGCTCGGGCCGGTGCTCTTCGTCTTCGCCTATGTGGCGGCGGTGATCGCCCTCGTGCCGGCGAGCGTCATGACCTTGGCGGGCGGCCTCGCCTTCGGGGCTTTCGCCTTTCCGCTGGTGCTCGTCGCCGCGACGACGGGCAGCGTCGCCGCCTTCCTGGTCTCGCGCTATCTGCTCAACGCCAAGGTCAAGCGGATGGTCGCCGATCTGCCGAGGGCGAAGGCCGTCTATGACGCTATGGGCAAGGGCGGCTGGAAGCTCGTCTTCCTGCTGCGGTTGAGCCCGTTCATGCCCTTCAGCATGCTGAACTACGTGCTCGGTGTGACCGAAATCGGCATGTCGACCTATGCGGTCGCCACCTGCGTCGGCATCCTCCCGGGACTGACCTTCTATGTCTATCTCGGCGCCTTGGGCCGCGCGGCGATCGCCGGCGCTGAAGGAGGCACGATCCGCTGGATCCTGCTCGGGCTCGGCATCGTCGCCGGCGCGGCAGCCATCGTCCAGGTCACCCGCAGCGCCTCGGCCGAGCTCAGGAGATCGGGCCTGCCGTCTGCGTGA
- a CDS encoding TPR repeat, translating to MGRVGILAAIFFGLLSFSLAAPAGAETRRAFVVGIERYSDGNLQRLNRSVADAQDLATDLEQVGFDRKNVTVATDLRTKADFTKKFDAFLKTVQEGDVVLFFFSGHGLGVDTANDNYLLFGDLKSLLAYTRSKEKDAKNPDIVKLHMANYAEPYETDEIPKSGISAVEIQNKIAAKKPRLAILMLDACRSLVAPDPSDTRRLFRGAESGSRLVPDKDLPPGFIMLYSASYGESAVESFGSDDKRRNSLFTEVVRSELTRPGQNLIDLAERIKLMVRAIANNSGFQQEPEYFQNLAAAEDFMLIDSIGAERFQMSNDLCEGSLADWDQIRQLPRRDLIERHLRRFADCPSAELARRTLVNFADSADDPSNRPVPQAQGGTIDDCDRLAASDSDPKRPPEVPGVSLTRIDAEAAKKACELSIQRNSNVARFMFNLGRAEQALANGLRADDPAQKEAFGRARLALDDAVKRGYLAALNNLAILFDGGYGVAPNPGTASDLLKRAAQQGLPIAMYNLGLRYKNGVGGIDRDISQAYEWFAKAAESGFVSAMIEAADALRSGRGVAWNPRRAAESYQRAAEAGSTRAMLQLGVMYYTGYARTNSANTILPNSVPRDYSLALLWLGRAAEAGDPVAQYDLAYMMERGEGLPNPQPEIAERYYRLSAYAGDEDAEIDFAEKLRLGRVLVKSENGADEAVKLLERAGSQGAARAALQLANIYRLGQFGRDKQPILAMKYAYRAIKFSALSDPTTKDGNAFYEIAAAILLAEMAKDGEAVDESGRPLLTKDEIDRLERFYGKVDEATKQVKVRRLTVPLKCGGYLYSRYVFIWVWDWGRVESPTEPQFRSRERETRCTNNKELRDTLSASFATAKKNGVAFADLIDQQIKSALAAASVQTARGRRR from the coding sequence ATGGGCAGGGTGGGTATTCTAGCGGCGATCTTCTTCGGCTTGCTGAGCTTCAGCCTCGCGGCCCCGGCTGGCGCCGAGACGCGCCGCGCCTTCGTGGTCGGCATCGAGCGCTATAGCGACGGCAACCTGCAAAGGCTGAACCGCTCGGTCGCCGATGCCCAGGATCTCGCGACCGATCTCGAGCAGGTCGGCTTCGACCGCAAGAACGTCACGGTCGCGACCGATCTACGCACCAAGGCCGATTTCACCAAGAAGTTCGATGCCTTCCTCAAGACCGTCCAGGAAGGCGATGTGGTGCTGTTCTTCTTCTCGGGCCATGGGCTCGGTGTCGACACCGCCAATGACAACTACCTGTTGTTCGGCGATCTCAAGAGCCTGCTCGCCTATACGCGCTCGAAAGAAAAGGACGCCAAGAATCCCGACATCGTCAAATTGCATATGGCGAATTATGCCGAGCCCTATGAGACGGATGAGATCCCGAAGAGCGGCATCTCGGCCGTCGAGATCCAGAACAAGATCGCCGCGAAGAAGCCGAGGCTCGCGATCCTGATGCTGGATGCCTGCCGCTCGCTGGTGGCGCCGGATCCGAGCGATACGCGGCGCCTGTTTCGCGGCGCCGAATCCGGAAGCCGGCTGGTTCCCGACAAGGACCTGCCGCCGGGCTTCATCATGCTCTATTCGGCCTCTTACGGTGAATCGGCCGTCGAAAGCTTCGGCTCTGACGACAAGCGGCGCAACTCGCTGTTCACCGAGGTGGTGCGCTCCGAGCTTACCCGGCCGGGCCAGAACCTGATCGATCTTGCCGAGCGCATCAAGCTGATGGTGCGCGCCATCGCCAATAATTCGGGCTTCCAGCAGGAGCCCGAATATTTCCAGAATCTCGCCGCCGCGGAAGATTTCATGCTGATCGATTCGATCGGGGCGGAACGCTTCCAGATGTCGAATGATCTCTGCGAGGGCTCGCTCGCCGACTGGGATCAGATCCGGCAGTTGCCGCGGCGCGATCTGATCGAGCGGCATCTGCGCCGTTTCGCCGATTGCCCGAGCGCGGAATTGGCGCGTCGGACGCTCGTCAACTTCGCCGATTCGGCCGACGATCCCTCGAACCGGCCGGTGCCGCAGGCGCAAGGCGGGACAATCGACGATTGCGATCGTCTCGCTGCCTCCGACAGCGACCCCAAGCGGCCGCCCGAAGTCCCCGGCGTGTCGCTGACGCGCATCGACGCCGAGGCGGCGAAGAAAGCCTGCGAGCTGTCGATCCAGCGCAACTCGAATGTGGCGCGCTTCATGTTCAATCTGGGCCGGGCCGAGCAGGCTCTGGCGAACGGCCTGCGCGCCGATGATCCGGCCCAGAAGGAGGCGTTCGGCCGCGCCAGGCTGGCGCTCGACGATGCGGTCAAGCGCGGCTATCTCGCGGCCCTCAACAATCTCGCCATCCTCTTCGATGGCGGCTACGGGGTCGCGCCCAATCCGGGGACCGCGAGCGATCTCCTCAAGCGCGCTGCCCAGCAGGGCCTGCCGATCGCCATGTACAATCTCGGCCTGCGCTATAAGAACGGCGTCGGCGGCATCGATCGCGACATCAGCCAGGCCTATGAGTGGTTCGCCAAGGCCGCCGAGAGCGGCTTCGTTTCGGCCATGATCGAAGCCGCGGATGCGTTGCGCTCCGGGCGCGGCGTTGCCTGGAATCCGAGGCGCGCCGCCGAATCCTATCAGCGGGCCGCCGAGGCCGGCTCGACCCGCGCCATGCTGCAGCTCGGCGTCATGTATTACACCGGCTATGCGCGCACCAATTCGGCGAACACGATCCTGCCGAACAGCGTGCCGCGCGATTACTCGCTGGCGCTCCTGTGGTTGGGGCGGGCCGCCGAGGCGGGCGATCCGGTCGCCCAATATGATCTCGCCTATATGATGGAGCGCGGCGAGGGATTGCCCAATCCGCAACCCGAGATCGCCGAACGCTATTATCGCTTGTCGGCCTATGCGGGCGACGAGGATGCCGAGATCGACTTCGCCGAGAAGCTGCGCCTCGGGCGGGTGCTGGTGAAGTCCGAGAACGGTGCCGATGAGGCCGTCAAGCTGCTCGAGCGGGCCGGTAGCCAGGGCGCGGCGCGGGCCGCCTTGCAACTCGCCAATATCTACCGCCTGGGTCAGTTCGGCCGCGACAAGCAACCGATCCTGGCGATGAAATACGCTTATCGGGCCATCAAGTTCTCGGCCCTGTCCGACCCCACCACCAAGGACGGCAATGCCTTCTACGAGATCGCTGCCGCGATCCTGCTCGCCGAGATGGCAAAGGATGGTGAGGCGGTGGACGAGAGCGGTCGGCCGTTGCTCACCAAGGACGAGATCGATCGGCTGGAGCGCTTCTACGGGAAGGTCGACGAGGCGACGAAGCAGGTCAAGGTGCGCCGCCTCACCGTGCCCTTGAAATGCGGCGGTTATCTCTATTCTCGCTACGTGTTTATCTGGGTTTGGGATTGGGGACGGGTGGAATCGCCGACCGAGCCGCAATTTCGCAGCCGCGAGCGCGAGACCCGTTGCACCAACAACAAGGAGTTGCGCGACACCTTGAGCGCGAGCTTCGCGACCGCGAAGAAGAACGGCGTCGCCTTCGCGGACCTGATCGATCAGCAGATCAAATCGGCGCTCGCGGCGGCGAGCGTGCAAACCGCGAGAGGCAGGCGCCGCTGA
- a CDS encoding anthranilate synthase, component I, which produces MTEAKSEILFTTQGGVGVRRTARDAGDGAEAIAACREALDTRPGAVFSSNYEYPGRYTRWDVGFVDPPLRLTARGREVEIGALNGRGVALLPGIAEAIAGADWLSRIVREAGALKLSVRMPSANFTEEERIKQPTAFSAVRAIVALFGNAECPHLGLYGAFGYDLTFQFDEIQRRIPRPQDQRDLVLYLPDEIVVVDHYAGKATRYSYEFEIAGRSTAGLRRGTAATPFRFAETSPPACDHEPGEYAAIVSEAISYFKRGDLFEVVPGQTFFERCSALPSAISVSLSRINPAPYGFMINLSDGEYLVGASPEMFVRVTGGRRIETCPISGTITRGADAISDAEQVRKLLNSKKDEAELTMCSDVDRNDKSRVCEPGSVRLIGRRQIEMYSRLIHTVDHIEGRLSEGLDALDGFLSHAWAVTVTGAPKRRAMQFIEDHERSPRAWYGGAIGMVHFNGDLNTGLTLRTIRIKDGIAEVRAGATLLADSDPEEEERETRLKASAMLSAIRQAGTAPQPSAAAHAAAPEEALDLLLIDHDDSFVHTLAGYFRQCGARVTTLRAPVQDGFLDAYPADLVVLSPGPARPSEFAMTEAIAAVRARGIPLFGVCLGLQGIAEAFGAVLNQLEVPMHGKPSRIFVASEGLFAGLPAEIAVGRYHSLVADPATLPACLAVTASTEDGVVMAIEHESLPITAVQFHPESIMTLGGEAGLAIIANVMRMARAHREVARSDTPQAASG; this is translated from the coding sequence ATGACTGAAGCCAAAAGCGAGATTCTCTTCACGACGCAAGGCGGGGTCGGCGTGCGACGAACCGCGCGCGATGCCGGCGACGGCGCCGAGGCGATCGCCGCCTGTCGCGAGGCGCTCGATACGCGGCCAGGCGCCGTGTTCTCCTCGAATTACGAATATCCCGGCCGCTATACGCGTTGGGATGTGGGCTTCGTCGATCCGCCTCTGCGCCTCACGGCACGCGGACGCGAGGTCGAGATCGGAGCCCTCAACGGGCGCGGCGTCGCTTTGTTGCCGGGGATCGCCGAGGCCATTGCGGGCGCCGACTGGCTGAGCCGGATCGTCCGCGAGGCCGGCGCGCTCAAGCTCAGCGTCCGCATGCCGAGCGCCAACTTCACTGAAGAGGAGCGCATCAAGCAGCCGACGGCCTTTTCGGCGGTGCGCGCCATCGTCGCCCTGTTCGGCAACGCCGAATGCCCGCATCTCGGGCTCTACGGCGCCTTCGGCTACGACCTGACCTTTCAATTCGACGAGATCCAAAGGCGCATCCCGCGCCCGCAGGACCAGCGCGACCTCGTCCTCTATCTGCCCGACGAGATCGTGGTCGTCGACCATTACGCCGGCAAGGCGACGCGCTACTCCTATGAGTTCGAGATCGCCGGCCGCTCGACGGCGGGGCTCAGGCGAGGCACCGCCGCCACCCCCTTCCGTTTCGCCGAAACTTCGCCACCCGCCTGCGATCACGAGCCCGGCGAATATGCCGCGATCGTCAGCGAGGCGATCTCCTATTTCAAGCGCGGCGACCTCTTCGAGGTGGTGCCGGGGCAAACCTTCTTCGAACGCTGCAGCGCCTTGCCATCGGCCATCTCGGTCTCGCTCTCACGCATCAATCCGGCGCCTTACGGCTTCATGATCAACCTGAGCGATGGCGAGTATCTCGTTGGTGCATCTCCAGAAATGTTCGTACGCGTTACCGGAGGTCGACGCATCGAGACCTGTCCGATCTCGGGCACGATCACGCGTGGCGCCGACGCCATCTCGGACGCCGAGCAGGTGCGCAAGCTCCTCAATTCGAAGAAGGACGAGGCCGAGCTGACCATGTGCTCGGACGTCGATCGCAACGACAAATCGCGCGTCTGCGAGCCGGGCTCGGTGCGCCTGATCGGCCGGCGCCAGATCGAGATGTATTCGCGGCTGATCCATACGGTCGACCATATTGAGGGACGGCTGTCGGAGGGGCTCGACGCGCTCGACGGCTTCCTGTCGCATGCCTGGGCCGTGACCGTGACCGGCGCACCGAAGCGGCGGGCCATGCAGTTCATCGAGGATCATGAGCGCTCGCCGCGCGCCTGGTATGGGGGCGCCATCGGCATGGTGCATTTCAACGGCGACCTCAACACCGGGCTGACCTTGCGCACCATCCGCATCAAGGACGGCATCGCCGAGGTGCGGGCCGGCGCCACCTTGCTGGCCGACTCCGATCCCGAGGAGGAAGAGCGGGAGACGCGGCTCAAGGCGTCCGCCATGCTCTCCGCCATCCGCCAGGCCGGCACGGCCCCGCAGCCCTCAGCCGCGGCCCACGCCGCCGCGCCCGAAGAAGCGCTCGACCTCCTGCTCATCGATCATGACGACAGCTTCGTGCACACGCTCGCCGGATATTTCCGCCAATGCGGTGCCAGGGTGACGACCTTGCGGGCCCCGGTGCAGGACGGCTTCCTCGATGCCTATCCGGCCGATCTCGTGGTGTTGTCGCCGGGACCGGCAAGGCCTTCCGAATTCGCCATGACGGAGGCGATCGCGGCGGTGCGGGCGCGCGGCATCCCGCTGTTCGGCGTCTGCCTCGGCCTGCAGGGCATCGCCGAAGCCTTCGGTGCCGTGCTGAACCAGCTCGAGGTGCCGATGCATGGCAAGCCCTCGCGCATCTTCGTCGCGAGCGAGGGCCTGTTCGCCGGGCTGCCGGCCGAAATCGCGGTCGGGCGCTATCATTCGCTCGTCGCCGATCCCGCCACCCTGCCGGCCTGTCTTGCGGTGACGGCCAGCACCGAGGACGGGGTGGTGATGGCGATCGAGCATGAAAGCTTGCCGATCACCGCCGTGCAGTTCCATCCTGAGTCGATCATGACGCTCGGCGGCGAAGCGGGGCTCGCGATCATCGCCAATGTGATGCGCATGGCGCGGGCGCATCGGGAGGTGGCACGCAGCGATACGCCGCAGGCAGCTTCGGGTTAG
- a CDS encoding methylmalonyl-CoA mutase, which translates to MIPDFSTIPFEADASGAGRAAPLSGEPWLTPEGIAVKPSYAAADRERLAFVDGYPGLPPYLRGPYPTMYVTQPWTIRQYAGFSTAEDSNAFYRRNLAAGQKGLSVAFDLATHRGYDSDHPRVAGDVGMAGVAIDSIYDMRTLFSGIPLGEMSVSMTMNGAVLPVLALYIVAGEEQGVRQAELSGTIQNDILKEFMVRNTYIYPPAPSMRIISDIFAYTSAHMPKFNSISISGYHMQEAGATADLELAYTLADGVEYVRAGIAAGLDIDSFAPRLSFFWGIGTNFFMETAKLRAARLLWTELMGGFRPKSEKSLALRAHCQTSGWSLTAQDVFNNVARTMVEAMAATQGGTQSLHTNALDEALALPTDFSARIARNTQILLQQESGTTRVIDPWGGSFFVERLTADLADKARAHIAEVERLGGMAKAIEAGLPKMRIEEAAAKTQARIDSGAQKIVGVNCFKPDEERPIDILKVDNSAVRTQQLEKLRQLKAERDPAAVSAALAELTQAGKSGQGNLLDLAVKAARAKATVGEISLALEQAWGRHRAEIRAISGVYKREAGMQNAAVQRVLEQTSAFAAQDGRRPRILIAKMGQDGHDRGQKVIASAFADLGFDVDIGPLFATPEEAARQAIENDVHIVGVSTLAAGHLTLVPELKRALAAEGRPDIMIVVGGVVPQQDFEALYAAGASAIFPPGTVIAEAAEKLLAELNQRLGYSGTRAAAE; encoded by the coding sequence ATCGCGGTGAAGCCGAGCTACGCTGCGGCCGATCGCGAGCGCCTCGCCTTCGTCGACGGTTATCCTGGCCTGCCGCCTTATCTGCGCGGTCCCTACCCCACAATGTATGTGACTCAGCCCTGGACGATCCGGCAATATGCCGGCTTCTCCACGGCCGAGGATTCCAACGCCTTCTACCGGCGCAACCTCGCAGCCGGGCAGAAGGGGCTTTCCGTCGCCTTCGATCTCGCCACGCATCGCGGCTATGATTCCGATCATCCGCGCGTCGCCGGCGATGTCGGGATGGCGGGCGTCGCGATCGATTCGATCTACGATATGCGCACCCTGTTCTCCGGCATTCCGCTCGGCGAGATGAGCGTGTCGATGACGATGAACGGGGCGGTGCTGCCGGTGCTGGCGCTCTATATCGTGGCGGGCGAGGAACAGGGCGTCAGGCAGGCCGAGCTCTCGGGCACCATCCAGAACGACATCCTCAAAGAATTCATGGTGCGCAACACCTATATCTACCCGCCTGCGCCCTCGATGCGGATCATATCTGACATCTTCGCCTATACTTCGGCGCATATGCCGAAATTCAACTCGATCTCGATTTCCGGCTACCATATGCAGGAGGCGGGAGCGACGGCCGATCTCGAGCTCGCCTATACGCTCGCCGACGGCGTCGAATATGTGCGCGCCGGCATCGCGGCCGGACTCGACATCGACAGTTTCGCGCCCCGCCTCTCCTTCTTCTGGGGCATCGGCACGAATTTCTTCATGGAGACGGCGAAGCTGCGCGCCGCGCGCCTGCTCTGGACCGAGCTGATGGGCGGTTTCCGGCCGAAATCCGAGAAATCGCTGGCGCTGCGCGCCCATTGCCAGACATCGGGCTGGTCGCTCACGGCCCAGGACGTGTTCAACAACGTCGCCCGCACCATGGTCGAAGCCATGGCTGCGACCCAGGGCGGCACGCAATCACTGCACACCAACGCGCTCGACGAGGCGCTGGCGCTACCGACCGATTTCTCGGCCCGCATCGCGCGCAACACGCAGATCCTGCTGCAGCAGGAGAGCGGCACGACGCGGGTCATCGATCCTTGGGGCGGCAGCTTCTTCGTCGAACGTCTCACCGCGGATCTCGCCGACAAGGCGCGCGCCCACATCGCCGAGGTCGAGAGGCTCGGCGGCATGGCCAAGGCGATCGAGGCCGGCCTGCCGAAGATGCGCATCGAGGAAGCCGCTGCGAAGACGCAGGCACGCATCGATTCCGGCGCCCAGAAGATCGTCGGGGTCAATTGTTTCAAGCCGGACGAAGAGCGCCCGATCGACATCCTCAAGGTCGACAATTCGGCGGTGCGCACCCAGCAGCTCGAGAAGCTCCGCCAGCTGAAGGCGGAGCGTGATCCAGCCGCGGTGTCGGCGGCGCTCGCCGAGCTGACCCAGGCAGGCAAATCCGGGCAAGGCAATCTCCTCGACCTCGCTGTCAAGGCGGCGCGCGCCAAGGCCACTGTCGGCGAGATTTCGCTCGCGCTCGAACAGGCCTGGGGCCGCCATCGCGCCGAGATCCGGGCGATCTCGGGCGTCTACAAGCGGGAGGCCGGCATGCAGAATGCGGCGGTGCAGCGCGTCCTCGAGCAGACTTCAGCCTTCGCGGCCCAGGACGGACGCCGGCCGCGCATCCTGATCGCCAAGATGGGCCAGGACGGGCATGATCGCGGCCAGAAGGTGATCGCCTCGGCCTTCGCCGATCTCGGCTTCGACGTCGATATCGGCCCGCTCTTCGCCACTCCCGAGGAGGCGGCGCGCCAGGCGATCGAGAACGATGTCCATATCGTCGGCGTCTCGACGCTGGCGGCCGGCCATCTGACGCTGGTCCCGGAGCTCAAGCGCGCGCTTGCCGCCGAAGGCCGGCCCGACATCATGATCGTGGTCGGCGGCGTCGTGCCGCAACAGGATTTCGAGGCGCTCTACGCAGCCGGCGCCTCGGCCATCTTCCCGCCCGGCACCGTCATCGCCGAGGCCGCCGAGAAATTGCTCGCCGAGCTCAATCAGCGCCTCGGCTATTCCGGCACGCGGGCGGCCGCCGAATAG
- a CDS encoding transcriptional regulator, ArsR family, whose product MRQYRHPKEDEITITKLLAALSDPVRLMIVGALARGGERGWSGFDTCVANSTLSHHMKVLREAGVISNRGDGTRCFVSLRPELEHNFPGLIETILKFAGSDVTQQKPGAPPATAEETGKASSSQD is encoded by the coding sequence ATGAGGCAATACCGCCACCCGAAGGAAGATGAGATCACGATCACGAAGTTGCTGGCGGCCTTGAGCGACCCGGTGCGGCTGATGATCGTAGGTGCCCTGGCGCGGGGCGGTGAACGCGGCTGGAGCGGCTTCGACACCTGCGTCGCCAACTCGACCTTGAGCCATCACATGAAGGTCCTGCGGGAGGCGGGCGTGATCAGCAATCGCGGCGACGGGACGCGCTGCTTCGTGTCGCTGCGGCCGGAACTCGAGCACAATTTCCCCGGCCTCATCGAGACCATCTTGAAATTCGCCGGCAGCGATGTGACCCAGCAAAAACCCGGCGCCCCGCCCGCAACGGCGGAAGAAACCGGCAAGGCGTCGTCTTCCCAAGATTGA